gcatttataaatatttaaataaaaaattatactctTTTTTCGATTGGCACGACCCTATCTTAACAGCATTTGAAATAGACAATATGTATAGTTTTGCACAAGTTACAATTATATcaaacctttttaaatatttgcctcttgaatttattttttaatttcctgtCAGGTCACTTAAGGCTTTGTGGATTGGAACTACAGTCTTTAACAACTTAAGATAATTAAATGCTAATTTTGGACgtcctttataattataacccAAGTAAATCGTTTTCTCTCGtcttatttttcaaatacttgAACACCTTCCTGCAATATAAAcggatattaatattataaacattcctCTGAACTGATATTAGGTTACAAAGCACGAGCGAACGAGATGGAAGATGATTTTCGCGAAAAAGAGATATGTTTATCTGAGTGGAAATAAAAGATACAGACCAGAGCACGGCCGGCGCGTGTCCCCAGTCACGCGGCAGCTTGTCGGCCAGGCGCGCCAGGCGCGGGGGGGAGGGGGCCTGCGAGCCGGCCAGCACGGAGGCGGCGCGCACGTGTCCCGCGCGGGGCCACGCCGCGCCGCGCTCCTCCGCCACCAGCTCAACCGCCAGCCGCACCTCCCACACTGCGCGGAGCGGCACGTTCGCCACCTGCGGGATGGTCACAACGATAAAgatcattaattttttcttctcGAGGGGGACCTAAATTCGTCAATTGAAAGtaacattcaattaattaatcttcTGTCGCTGTCGGGCGTGACGGAGTAGGCGAGGCGGGCGTGGGGCGGCTTGTGACGTCACACAGCACCGCGGACTCACCTTGAGCGTGAGCTCGCCGTCGGGCGTGACGGAGTAGGCGAGCCGGGCGCGCGCGTCGCGCATGGCGCGGCCCCAGCGCAGCGCCAGGCGCGCGAGTGCGGCGCAGCGGCGCAGCAGCGCGGGCACGTCGGCGGCGCTGGTGGCGCGCGAGCACTCGTAGCGCATGGCCTCGGCCGCCAGCCGCACGCACAGCGCCGCCAGCGGGTCGCTCTCTTCTGAAGTACGACGCGTAATacgaattgtattaaataccGATAGTAGTTATTACATCAGTTCAGTTTCAGAAAACGGGGCCTAAGGCGGTTCGGTAGGGACAAATCTAGCACAAAACAGATGTTAAAATGATATCCTACAGAAAGAATTTCGACCGCGAAGCTCAATCTGAGAGAATAGTCACGGGAGATATTTTAGTGGACAATAGAGATCCGGTGCGGCTTTACGTGCATTGCCACGAGTTTTTAGACTAAACTTTGCTAAGctccaaatataaatacttaaaactgTTTGTGAAACGTATTCGTACTTGTTACGTACCAGTACGTTTAAAACATTTACTATTTGACACCAACCTTGTACAGGGTCCACCATCAATGCGACTAGATGCGTATCTGCGCGGACCCGCGACCGAGACGCGTTGTGATGCGAGTGAGCGAGACGGATAGTCAACCGAATACGGGAACGCAAGAGTCGGAACATCCACATGTCACCACCTGAAGACTCCCATTCGCACTCTCGGCTTCTGAACCAAAGATACAATATTAGATAAAAGCTATATCGTACTTTACTAGTTCGCAAAATGAATGGATTAGGATATCgctttcatacaaaataatctGTCAATTCGGTCAGAACGACAACgtcaaatgtaataattatttcattttcctTCAATGTACATACGTCGTTTTGATATTATCTTATACTCTGACCACGCCCGCTGATGCGGTTACGAATAgcatatacaaaatattcacaTCCATACATAACGATTCTTTGAACTAATTAACtcttttataatgaaaaagaaaacatGTAACTCACCCCATGAACGGCAGAGTGTTGATTTTAGCGACAACATTGGCACTCGAACTACATTCAACTAGTAAGTTCTTTGAACTCAACTCGTCAACGACTTCGGGCTGCCAGTTCACTCGCGACACATCGCTGCCCACCACTGTAACCGCTTGGGTATCAACACTGTTCGTATCTTGCCTCTCTTTCACACTAACGTTCACAGTATCTACGCTCGTCGCGCTCTCAGTGGTTGGCGATATCGTTTCCGTATCTAAGGTAACCGATGGACTCTCTATTAAATTTGCGTGTTTATTTTTCTGATCCATTTTCGTGATCCTGTAACATTCTGATAGTAATTGTTGAACAGTTATTACTTCTTCTGGCCTGGAGCTGTTCCTTTTCTTTGGGGATTTCGTCTTATCGGgacttttttcaatattaaattgttcTCGATCCTTGCTTTTTAAATGCGGACTATTcgatattttttgcattttgcTAACTGGTTTCGGAGTGATTTCCACGTTCGGTCGACTCGCTCTATTTTTGTCTTGTTTCGTAGGACTATAGCTACGCTTTCTTGTGGTTGAATTTTCATTAACATCTTCCTTTTCGAAATCTTCGCTGTCTGGAtcgatattttgtaattgatcTTCATCGGTATCCATGTTGTAAATAACTTTTAGTGAGGATCTTTGATCATCATCAGAAGAAATCAAATCGACTTTCAAGTCAAACGCTGATTGAGCCAGTGCATCATCCACCAATGTTAATGAGGAACTCGATTGTAGAAGTTCCTGATTAACTTTCATAGCGATAACTGTGTTGACTTCTGTATGTTTCATATCCAATCCTAGGCCTTCGGTCGATCGATTGACAGACAGAGGTTTACTAACATTTGACCCCTTACTGATTAGTTCGCTTGTTCTTTCGTCAGGTTGTAATACTGATTGGTTACGACTCAAACGACTTTCCACGTTATAGTGCATCGAAACACTGCATTCTGTGTTCTGCATCGCGACATctgatttcttatttttatttatttcatcaacAGAATCATCTTCACTGCAAATACTTTTAGATAATGGGTTATATTTGTGAACTTTCGTACATTCCGTTTGAGTCAATAGTATATTGTTTAGTGGATTGTGATGATCGAATAGAATAACGGGCCCAGTGTTCGAATGATGGGTtattaaagtattcattttCGTTTCTATTTTTGGCAAACGATTTATTTCCAAGGGTATATTTGTTAGAGGCggattaaaaattttttttaatgtttgtgaCACGGATTCTTTACCCATGGCTATTTCTGTCACGGTGGATTGATTCGACTTTATATTATCAAGGGACTCCGCAGTCGATCGTAATTCCACATCGATATCTATCTGACTCGATGTCACTAGGCTTGCTTGTATCTGGGTACTGCATGTTGAAGGTGATTTCTTGGCCTTGTGTAGTTCAGTTGTCTCGTAAGGTAGAACGTCTGCCATTGGCTTTACCAAATCGTGCATCAGAGCTTTAATACCATCTGAGACATCTTTCAAATAAGTCGGTATAACTCTCGCTTTGTCTTCCTTCATATAAGTGCTTTCACCGAAAGCTGTTTTCTTTAATGGTGATATTTCTACAACTGCATTCGAATTGTTATCGTCAATTGAATCGTCTTCTTcgaattgtaatgttttaactACTTCTGTACTCATTCGTACTGATTTCTTTGGGGATTTATTGCTTTGGGAGTCTTCTTCTTCGGGTGAGTCGTGTGTGTCTTCTGTACTTCCGCTTTCGTCCATTTCGAATCGAGACTGTTGTAATGCGGCTTGAgccattgaaatattatttagcaAGTCCTCTCGACTAAACGCGATAGACTGCCTCTTTGGAACGAAACTTAAACGCGCTAACTTACTTTTGTTTACTAGAGTTTCGGAGCCTTTTACGTCTATTGAGCCTAATGTTTTATTCTTTCCTTGGTCATCAGATTGTCCGTCTGTAAAATCTGAAAGCATTTCTAACAACTCAGCCGTGTCATCCGCATTCTTAAACGATTTATTGCCTCTCGTGACGTTAGATTTATCTAAGTCTTCAATACTTTTTCGGAGATCTGAGCTCAGTACTTTTTCATAATGTCTGTTTAACGATTTTGTATTgacttcattaattattttaagttcttcgaccttttgttttaaatacgaATCCTGTTCAGATTCTTCGGTACCGTGCGCTTGTAGCTGTGAGGATATTTTTTGGAAGTCACTGCTCATATCACTGTCATTTTTACTATTCACAGTTTCCCCAATATGttctacattaatataatttccgcTGTCTCTTATTATCAAAAAGAGACTCTCACTTGATTCTTTCTCAACCGCTGGTGGACTCCGTTCATTTTCAGTTAACGCTTTCATTTCACTTATATTTGCTTCGTTTAACGAAGCACACGACATGTCTAAGAGCTCACTAAGAATAGACTTTTTGGGCTTAGAATTTTGTTCAGCAAGAATAACTTTGGATTCCTGTGAGCAAATTGGCAGTATTTCTATTTCCTTCAAGCTTTCTCTTTCAATAAGTCCCTCCTCATTATGGACAAATTTTCTAATGCTGTAACTATTAGATCTATCACTGGACTGCTCTTCGACTGTACTCTGATTTAATGTATGATTAGGTCTGATAGAACCATAAACCATTTGTTTTAAATCTTCTACTGGATAATTACTATGATTGGTTTCGTTTATTATTGTCGCATTCTGTTCCGCGTTCTGATATATCATAATATCTTGATTGACCGATGCATTGTTATCT
Above is a genomic segment from Vanessa tameamea isolate UH-Manoa-2023 chromosome 29, ilVanTame1 primary haplotype, whole genome shotgun sequence containing:
- the LOC113395264 gene encoding uncharacterized protein LOC113395264; amino-acid sequence: MSGPLNFEGNASIDWIGIFSVYIILLTVTAIGVIFIFRKRRSSILKSQRPPRTPFSELEFNVATPTDTAKSRRVSFSRRTGVAEFVTNEATTTWKNFYEEHNKSLESSGNESAANSGRQVIGHIGKRIFDQQFEEVEVVDIGGTLQTNTVLQEFQTSLNNVNLTQQLAALECTGDDRKLTAPVQNFDLSSFTDHHSKVFGDDLSIPVMNEMSNQININFSNLQPLDNSKCDDLDEMQRDLERSNPSNVVCQGPSRSRRDLSEYIEIDLNMTNVGVRSDECDMSITDTIQSPKVQEVMKSNTSNVNDDWAVDKENIVMNPYTTPKESLNFAVNEVTDEVLVFDGKKLTVQSEKKKVLDLDSQNASNNTQTPNNVTPKRKTIVLNMNDDLPNFNQDGSLVTSQSYNIPKDNAQEKKTVIYNDYDLSITQSVDNKIEVPKRKTIVFEDDMGNISITQAVPAKVIIHKEEKKKTILYENDLTNLSITQAVPTNIIHGNKSMADKRKSTVYDDGDISFTRALPSNLILNDKTKPSQDKTVYFQDDLDMSVTQAIPQNIISSEVENIEFTKNDLTNLSITQAIPCNIIINETKKNDPGKTIFYDNNLDADIETTQVVSDDVVFSKKSNSDKRKTIVYEEDAGNVSITQAIPSNIIFSSKNNVSDVNASKIDSKAKDTLKNTSAFDTETISEAIKELNTEKSSPKRNVTLYGDQAEVSFTKVMPTNILQSNLNEQYDMETTSCDNDISMTRALPSNILLSAEEQVKTEEEPLNKEADVTIPKTDLNKTESKDISMNALGNISRMLQESKFHSNDLSNLSLTKPIPTDILNIHNDFPHTSEIDADKRIFKDNNASVNQDIMIYQNAEQNATIINETNHSNYPVEDLKQMVYGSIRPNHTLNQSTVEEQSSDRSNSYSIRKFVHNEEGLIERESLKEIEILPICSQESKVILAEQNSKPKKSILSELLDMSCASLNEANISEMKALTENERSPPAVEKESSESLFLIIRDSGNYINVEHIGETVNSKNDSDMSSDFQKISSQLQAHGTEESEQDSYLKQKVEELKIINEVNTKSLNRHYEKVLSSDLRKSIEDLDKSNVTRGNKSFKNADDTAELLEMLSDFTDGQSDDQGKNKTLGSIDVKGSETLVNKSKLARLSFVPKRQSIAFSREDLLNNISMAQAALQQSRFEMDESGSTEDTHDSPEEEDSQSNKSPKKSVRMSTEVVKTLQFEEDDSIDDNNSNAVVEISPLKKTAFGESTYMKEDKARVIPTYLKDVSDGIKALMHDLVKPMADVLPYETTELHKAKKSPSTCSTQIQASLVTSSQIDIDVELRSTAESLDNIKSNQSTVTEIAMGKESVSQTLKKIFNPPLTNIPLEINRLPKIETKMNTLITHHSNTGPVILFDHHNPLNNILLTQTECTKVHKYNPLSKSICSEDDSVDEINKNKKSDVAMQNTECSVSMHYNVESRLSRNQSVLQPDERTSELISKGSNVSKPLSVNRSTEGLGLDMKHTEVNTVIAMKVNQELLQSSSSLTLVDDALAQSAFDLKVDLISSDDDQRSSLKVIYNMDTDEDQLQNIDPDSEDFEKEDVNENSTTRKRSYSPTKQDKNRASRPNVEITPKPVSKMQKISNSPHLKSKDREQFNIEKSPDKTKSPKKRNSSRPEEVITVQQLLSECYRITKMDQKNKHANLIESPSVTLDTETISPTTESATSVDTVNVSVKERQDTNSVDTQAVTVVGSDVSRVNWQPEVVDELSSKNLLVECSSSANVVAKINTLPFMGSRECEWESSGGDMWMFRLLRSRIRLTIRLAHSHHNASRSRVRADTHLVALMVDPVQEESDPLAALCVRLAAEAMRYECSRATSAADVPALLRRCAALARLALRWGRAMRDARARLAYSVTPDGELTLKVANVPLRAVWEVRLAVELVAEERGAAWPRAGHVRAASVLAGSQAPSPPRLARLADKLPRDWGHAPAVLWKVFKYLKNKTRENDLLGL